From a single Thalassophryne amazonica chromosome 7, fThaAma1.1, whole genome shotgun sequence genomic region:
- the preb gene encoding prolactin regulatory element-binding protein — protein sequence MDKRKVPDLYRAPFPLYSVKVDPRTGWVITAGGGGASRTGIKNAVHFLDFHLVGESQYGASLLHSHDTGTRATMNMALGDGLIAAGQDGICCLMQYKHCQQKGGEKPAASDAGHSTQGSARRRALKGDMAAASGDGACMRDETVQVSVTTMSEVESDQNPQDPLQKVVRFSSDLSLLLTGGTDGHVRIWELPSLKKTTDFKAHKGEIEDLDLSPGKKHLVTVGRDMVCNVWSGNQLAMNLRWQESMPHIAEKTYRYMACRFGKVEDQKDALRLYTVQIPNKRERKAPPCYLTKWDGKSFLPMLTAPCGTEVISTLALSDCGTFIGLGTVTGSVSIVIAFSLQKLYYVHESHGIVVTDLAFLPDGLKGNNETAMLSVAVDSRCQVHAVHKRRSCPIWLLMLFCGLMVVAAVLLLKHLFPGFL from the exons ATGGACAAACGGAAGGTGCCAGACCTGTACAGAGCCCCCTTTCCCTTGTACTCCGTTAAAGTGGATCCCAGAACAGGTTGGGTGATAACTGCTGGAGGAGGCGGAGCTTCTAGGACGGGAATAAAGAATGCTGTG CATTTCCTGGATTTTCATTTGGTTGGAGAGAGCCAGTATGGTGCCAGCCTTCTCCACTCTCACGACACGGGCACTCGTGCTACCATGAACATGGCTTTGGGAGATGGTCTCATTGCAGCGGGGCAGGACGGGATCTGCTGTTTGATGCAGTACAAACATTGTCAACAGAAAGGAGGAGAAAAGCCTGCTGCCAGTGACG CTGGGCACAGCACACAGGGAAGTGCCAGGCGCCGAGCTTTGAAAGGAGACATGGCTGCAGCCTCTGGAGACGGTGCTTGCATGAGGGATGAGACTGTTCAGGTTTCCGTGACGACCATGAGTGAAGTTGAGTCTGATCAAAACCCTCAGGACCCGCTCCAGAAGGTTGTCAGATTCAGCAGCGACCTGAGCCTTCTGTTAACTGGAGGGACAGACGGACATGTTCGCATCTGGGAG CTTCCGTCCCTGAAGAAGACTACCGACTTCAAGGCACACAAAGGGGAGATTGAAGACTTGGATTTAAGTCCGGGAAAAAAG CACCTGGTGACCGTTGGCCGGGACATGGTGTGCAACGTGTGGAGTGGTAACCAACTAGCTATGAATCTTCGGTGGCAAGAAAGCATGCCTCACATCGCTGAGAAGACTTACCGTTATATGGCGTGCAG GTTTGGTAAAGTTGAAGACCAAAAAGATGCTTTGAGGCTTTACACAGTACAGATTCCAAATAAGCGAGAGCGAAAAGCACCTCCTTGCTACCTCACTAAGTGGGACGGTAAAAGCTTCCTGCCCATGCTGACAGCACCCTGCGGCACTGAGGTTATCTCCACCCTGGCACTGAG TGACTGTGGAACGTTTATTGGACTTGGAACTGTGACCGGCTCTGTTTCTATCGTCATTGCATTCTCCCTGCAG AAGCTGTATTATGTGCACGAGTCCCATGGTATTGTTGTGACTGATCTGGCCTTCCTGCCTGATGGACTGAAGGGAAATAATGAAACGGCCATGCTAAGTGTTGCTGTGGACAGCCGCTGTCAGGTTCATGCTGTGCACAAACGAC GATCCTGTCCCATCTGGCTGCTGATGTTGTTCTGTGGCCTCATGGTGGTAGCAGCAGTCCTCTTGTTGAAGCACCTGTTTCCAGGATTTCTTTAA